In the genome of Piliocolobus tephrosceles isolate RC106 chromosome 20, ASM277652v3, whole genome shotgun sequence, the window TCTTACCCTCTTCTTGGACCCTAAGCCCTTTCTGGGTAACCAGAAAGCTCAGAGACGGTCTCCAGGTGACCCCCAGTCTGTTCCTCTCCCTGAATCCAGAGCATTTCAGTCACAGTAGAGGCAATTGCTGTCATTCCGCGGCCCATGACAGCCTGGCGGCCCGCACCCCTCCCCCATGATCCCCTGCACAGACAGGCCCACGTGTGTCCCTAGATGCCTGAATCACTGCTGACGGCTGGGGACCTGGCCACCGTGGGCTCCTGGGGAGCCACTGGGGAGGGGGCGGTGGCTGCATCTCGCCTCCAGGGGAACACCTGCGGACATAAATAGGCAGCCAGCAGAGGCAGCAGCACAGAGCCACCAAGCAGCGCTGCATACGGGTTCCACCTGTGTGCACCAGGATGCCCGACACCATGCTGCCCGCCTGCTTCCTCGGCCTACTGGCCTTCTCCTCCGCATGCTACTTCCAGAACTGCCCGAGGGGCGGCAAGAGGGCCATGTCCGACCTGGAGCTGAGACAGGTACTTCCCACCGCAGGCCCTCTCAGGGCTGCCACAGCGGGCAGTGCTCACACCCTGGGTCAGCGGCTAGGAAAGAGGGAAGTCATGGGTGGTGGTGGCCTTTAGGGGAAGTgtgggggaggaagagagaggcatGGCATGGCTGGGCAGAGGAGCCAATGGGGTGGGCCAGAGGAAACCAGGCTTtggaggaggctgggagaggcTGAAGGGGCTCCTGGTCACTGTCGCCATCCAGACAGGGATGCAGGGAAGTGAGGGATGCTTCCCCAGTGACTGGGCTTGGGGCTGGATCAGGGAGAACGGGGCATCATGGCCTCCCCTGTGCCCATGGCGTTCTTGCATCTGGACTGGCTGGGGCAGCAGAGGCTCCGTCCTACCTGGCATTGGAGGCTTTCCTcatccagccccagcctcccagccacAGGCGCCCAGGCCCCCACACAGAAGATGGCCTCTGGTCTGAGCGCACTTGAGTGGGGCATCCTGTGGGGAAGTTCTGCTGGGAACCTGGCCTAATTCTCTAGTGCTGGACGTTTCCTCCATTTCCAGCAGAGCTGAAGGAAATCCAATCACGATGTGCATGCAATTCTGTGCAGGCTCAATGATGAGCCGTTGAGCAAATGAGACCACACCAAGCTCAGCTAGAAGTCTAATGCGCTATCCATTGCGCCAGAGAACCGACTGTTGAGCAAATTAGAGTGGCCGAGTGGGCAACCCCCGCagccttccttcctcctgctAGGCTCCTTTGGGGTCCTGAGACACCTGGGTGTCCGTGCCCTCCTCTAGAGCTCAGGCCCCTGCCACCCACAGGCGACTGAGCAGGGGGTCAGGGCCCCAGCTGAGGCCGTCAAGCTTGGCAGGAGGCAGGGGCAAGGCAAGACAGGAGACAGGAAATGGGAGGAAGGGGCGGGGTTCTCAATGGGCAGGGCCTCTCTGCATGGTGTGGGGAAGCGGGTGGGCCCTGGCTCAAGCTGCAGCAGtgtgaggaggaaggaggaagggtcTCGAGTGGGGGAAGGTGGGGCAGCTGCAAGAGTGGCGCCCACCAGCGATGGCCCCGAGGCTCGAGGAAGGGCTCCCCATGCTGTAGTCCACCGGAGACCGGTCCCTAGCCGAGGGGGAGGACGCTGAGGGCTATCACTGAGAAGTCATTCAAGAAACCAAGGTGCTGAGCGGATTTGGACGCCTCGCCCGTGACTGCGGTCGAGGCCCAGACGGCGCCCCAGTGCGCCTGCAAGCTGCAGCCCCAGTGTCCCGCCCGCACTCAGAGACCGGGACCCCAGCATCCCCGCCTCGCGGGGTTCGCCTCCAACCCCCCAACTcccggctcctcctcctcccgctcACCCCGCCCGTCCGTCCCCGCAGTGCCTCCCCTGCGGCCCCGGGGGCAAAGGTCGTTGCTTCGGGCCGAGCATCTGCTGCGCGGACGAGCTGGGCTGCTTTGTGGGCACAGCCGAGGCGCTGCGCTGCCAGGAGGAGAACTACCTGCCGTCGCCCTGCCAGTCCGGCCAGAAGGCGTGCGGGAGCGGGGGCCGCTGCGCCGCCTTCGGCATATGCTGCAACGACGGTGCGCGGCGGGGACGGGCCTGGGGCTTGGGCGGGCGCCCACCGCTTGGGTGGGGGAGCGCGGACCTGCGGCGGGGTGGGGGCGGAGTCAGGCACGGCAGGGAGGGCGTGGGTCTCCGCATCCCGAGCTGCGCCCACCCCAGGGCGCCCGCGCTCACAGGTCCTTCCCGCAGAGAGCTGCACGACGGAGCCCGACTGCCGCGAGGGCTTTCACCGCCGCGCCCGCGCCAGCGACCGGAGCAACGCCACGCAGCTAGACGGGCCGGCCGGGGCCTTGCTGCTGCGGCTGGTGCAGCTGGCCGGGGCGCCCGAGCCCTTCGAGCCCGCCCCGCCCGGCGTCTACTGAGCCCCCCGCCCGCCCTACCGGCGCGCTGTCTGCGCCCGCCCCTACAGCACGGACAATAAACCTCTGAAAATGCACGGCCTCGCGTCTGTCTCAGTCTCTGGcgggaagagggaaggggagcGAGGTGGGAGCGGGGATCCCCGCCACCATGCCGCCCGGCCAGTCCCCGGACCTGAGGTCGTGGACAGATCCACCCCAGAGAAGCAACAGGTCCCGTAGAGGAAGCGATCTGGGACCCGCAGAGGTGTCGCTAGCCCGAGGGACAGGGCGGattgggaggcaggggagggggagaCCAGAGGCCGAGAGTGGCCTTGGAGGGGGGGGGTTGGGTATCCTCCAGCAGAGGGAAAGAAGTGAAGGCAGAGAGGGGAAAGGCCTGGAGGACAAGACAGCAAGAGACCCAGAGACAGAGATAGCAGAATGATGGAGAGAGATGCAGAGACATTGACAGTGACGGAGAGAAGagtgagggaggcagaggagacgGGCCAAGGGATGACCATTCTGTCCCCATTTTCATCCCAGGAGACAAACCACTCAGGGACCCACCCAGGTCCCGGGATTCCCAGTGCAATGTCTGTTTCACCCAAGGCAGTGCTCGTGTGTGTGGTGGCGGCGGGAACATCACCCCAGACCCAGCGGAGACAGCGCCACCTGCTGTCCGTCCAGTGCACCCACCATTAGGGCCCCTCAGAGTGGGGGACCCCTACAGATAAAGTCCCACACAACCTCAAGCTCACTTGGACAGAAACACAGACAAGAAAATAACTGCTGGGAACATGTCCGCGACGCTTGACCACAACCATAGAGACCCTGAGCCCCACATTCAGAGCCACAGACACACCCAAAGAAACAGATACAGCCGACAGGAGGATGGGCAGGAGCATGTACACACAGGCTCACGCATGCAGGAGCGCACTCACATTAGCTCCCGGACATGAAGACCTTCTGCCCTTTGACACGAGCCCCTTTGGCAAAAAGACGTCCAGCAGCTCTGGGCATCTTCCTCTACATCTCTTGGGTTCTCTCCTCCCTTCTTGAACCGGAGGACTTTCTGGTCCCATCTGccctttctctcctttgtctCTTACCCTGCTCTCGCCTCCCCGTTCTCCCAGCTCCCGGGCCCCTTcttgcctctctccttggccCCTCCACACCCCCCTTCTGTCCCCTCACCCCCTCCGACACCTCCCATCCTTCTCTCTCTTGGCCTCCTCtgttctctgcatcctctccttGGGCTTCCTTTCTCCAGGTCTTGGAGCCACAAGAGGCTGCATCTCCTTCGGGATCCTCTGCAAACTCTGAGGCCAGGAGGGAGTGCAGGAGGAGGGAAGTCCGCCTGGGCCGTGACCCCAACGCCCAGGCTTAGGGCCAAGCCTGGTGACTCAAGCAGCCCAGCCTCAGCAGCCCTGGGCAGAGTCCAGGCACATGCCAAGGTCAGGCTCTCTTCCACACTCCCAGGGCTCCCTTTGGCTCTCACCCCTGACCTGGTTCTGGGTTCCTCTGCCAGGCAGTGCATGGTATGACTGGGTCTAGCCAGCAGGGGCAGGGACTATGCAGACTTGGGTCACTGCCGCGACCTCCTGCTCCTGTTTCATGTGGTACACTCAGGGCCAGCCTCCATCTGGAGCAGGACCAAACCTAATAGGAATTTATTAACTCTTCCAACTGGGAAGTGGGAAGAGGCAGGTGGCTTGGCTGCACCGAGTCCAGTCCAAAGTACTAGTGTCTGGACTTGGGGACAGTCTCAGAATGAGGTCCAGGAACTTCCTCTTCCCAAATACATACAGATTCAGAGACTCCTTTCCCTCCGCTTGTCTTCAAAACAATCAGGCTACTACTTCTGGGAAGGGGCGAGGAAGGTCTGCCCACCCACAATTTGCCCAAATGTCCACATCCCTGAACAGACTTccactctttctccctctccttgagTCCCCTGACCCAGCTACAGAGCCATTTAGCAGGGAGAGGTCGGCCCTTGTCTGCTCATTCTCTACGGGGCAAACGGGCTGCGGCAAACCCGCGACAAGGGTCAAAGCAGTGTTCAAGCCTCCACATCTGCTCTTTCATAAAAATGGTAACATTGGcagtgtctctttttctttttctttttaaaaaattattattattattattattattattattattatttttgggacaaagtcttgctctgttgcccaggctcgagtgcagtggtgtgatcttggttcactgcaagctctgcctcccgggttcacaccattctcctgcctcagcctcccgagtagctgggactataggtgcccgccaccacacctggctaatttttttgtatttttggtagagacggggtttcaccatgttagccaggatggtctcgatctcctgacctcgtgatctgcctgcctcggcctcccaaagtgctgggattacaggcttgcgccaccttgcccagcctatttttatttttatttatttatttttcagcatctACATTAAGGACACAGCAGTGTCTCTTGTTAAAGaacttcttggccgggcgcggtggctcaagcctgtaatcccagcactttgggaggccgagacgggtggatcacgaggtcaggagatcgagaccatcctggctaacacggtgaaaccctgtctctactaaaaaatacaaaaaaactagcagggcgagatggcgggcgcctgtagtcccagctactcgggaggctgaggcaggagaatggcgtaaacctgggaggcggagcttgcagtgagctgagatccggccactgcactccagcctaggcgacagagccagactccgtctcaaaacaaaaacaaaaacaaacaaacaaacaaaaaagaacttcttggccaggtgtggtggttcatgcctgtaattccagcactttgggaggcccaggcaggtagatggcctgaggtcaggagtttgaaaccccatctctactgaaaatacaaaaattagccgagcatggtggcgcgcacctgtagtcccagctactcaggaggctgagacaggagaattgcttgaacccaagaggtagaggttgcagtgagctgagatagtgccatatatatgtgagtctatttctggactctctaatctgttccactgatttttttttttttttgacagagtctcactgtcacacagtctggagtgtagtggcgtgatctcaacagccatgttgtccaggctggtttcgaactcctgatctcaagtgatctgcctgcctcggcctcccaaagtgctgggattataggtgtgagccactgcacccggcctagatcTATCCTTTCTATAATATTACGCTGTTTTGAATATGATAACTTTATTAGGTTGTGTGgcttttccaactttgttctttttcaaaattgttttgactgTTCTAGTTCCTTTGCCATGCTGTATAAGTTTTAGAATCAACTTAatgatttctacaaaaatatcCTATTGGGAGTTTAATTAGAATTGTATTGGATCTTTCaatcaatttggggagaactgacatctttaccCTGATGAGTCTtccaaatcaataaacaaaatatatctcTCCAGTTATTCAGGTCTTCTATTTTTCCATCAGCGTTTTATAGTTCACCGTATAGAATTTGTATATATTAGGTAAGATATCTTTCCAAAAGATTTCGTATTTTTCACACTATTTTAAATagtgctgtattttaaaatgtaatttccaaGTAattattgttagtatatagaattATGAAGTATTAATGTTAACTTTATATCCTGTGATCTTGCTAAATGTACTTATTAGATATAATAACTTTTTTGaagattctttgggattttctacatagacagtaatttctttcttttttttcgctgaggatttttgcaacttCTTTCCATGCCTCCCCAGTCAGTGTGACAGCCATGCTCTGCTCAGACTTCATCTTGTTGCATCGTGGTCAGGACATTGTTCCCAGCAGAATCCTGGGGTAATCATGGGGTTCACCTACTGAATTTCCTTCTGTCTATCATGCCTGAAATAgttgctatatatattttatccagtTTTGCAACTGCTTATGGTGGAGGGGCTAGTCAGTTACCAGTTACTTTGTGGACAGAAGCAAAAGTCCTACCTtaatattaaagagaaataattgacCCTTCTGCTTTCATCTTGCTTGGGTCGTAGACAAAATGCTCAAAGAACAAGTAATAGTTTTGTGACATGAGGACAAAAGGTATATACTAAGGCTGACACCGCAGGAAGGCAGAATGGGTTGGGTTGTGAAGGCACTGTGGAATGGTTATACTACTAGTCCTAAAATGCAACTAGCCCGCGAGTTGCATGAACAAACTGTTAATTCAAGGTGCTATCTGCTGGGTTTTCTGTTACTCACTATAGGTGGGtacaaaagtaatggcaaaaacctattaggttgcaccaatctaataataAATTCAGTCCTAACTGATATAAAATTATAGCACAGAAAAAAGTTATATAACAATCTAATTTATGACTTAGATTCAAACATCAATATTAGTAAGTCAACTGCAGAAGACTAAATAGAAGAGTACATCATGAGCAAATAGGATTTCTTAATGAATGGAAAGATAGCTCAACAATGGGAAATTTATTcatataattctcaaaagaagataaacactGTCATTGCTAGGAGTTCGAAGAGTATCCAGTTACCTAATACTCTGGCTGAGAATGCTAGCTGTTCATCAGAACCTCTTCTCCCTCCATATCGTATATCTATTGCCACAATTATGCTGGGTAACAAACTGCTCCCAAAATGAGGTGGCTTAAACACACCAATTATTATTTCCCATCACCCCAT includes:
- the LOC116418559 gene encoding vasopressin-neurophysin 2-copeptin → MPDTMLPACFLGLLAFSSACYFQNCPRGGKRAMSDLELRQCLPCGPGGKGRCFGPSICCADELGCFVGTAEALRCQEENYLPSPCQSGQKACGSGGRCAAFGICCNDESCTTEPDCREGFHRRARASDRSNATQLDGPAGALLLRLVQLAGAPEPFEPAPPGVY